Genomic DNA from Dysidea avara chromosome 10, odDysAvar1.4, whole genome shotgun sequence:
CCAGCATGAATTGATCTAGCAGCCAAGAATTGTGTGTCTTTTAGAACGAGGGAGACAGTTTGGGCCCCATCCCCATCTCGTGACAACATGTATTTGGAAATaagctataaaaacaggtaattaCATGCACACAATTATGATAGCACTACATACCCAGATGCCAACTGCAAAGGGTATCATCAAGCTTGCAAGGAAATTGAGGGTGCGGCTAGATTCTGGGGTGGAGCTGATGGCTCCAGCTGTCCAGGTAAGGATACCTCTATCTCTCATACTCCACAACAAAGATGGGAAGAGTTCTGAAACTGGCTGTTGCGGTAACAGCAAGTCTTTATTTAACGATGAACAGAGAACGGAAAAATCCATGAAAAATGACCCTAAATACAAAAGGAAAATATCACATGTATTGTAAAGTATACTAACACATACGATAGTCTATCATTCTTCTTTTATTCAATATCATAGCTAGGATTCCTTCTACACTGAACACGTGTAGCAACTGATTACGATATTGATATAGTAATAAGTGGATGTGGCTGACTGCAAGGATCATGtccaagtgggtgtggctcagtGACATGCTCATGACTTCTGCAAAGCTCTTCTGCACTTCAACATGCTCCTGGTGGTTGACATTAAGTCGTAACCGCACTCTACCAGATGACGTTAGTTCTACAGCTTCTTCTAAATGATTAAGTGACAACTTCACTGATGTCTCTAAGTCATTGTGGCACATGAGCTGACCGCCACGACCTTCAATTTGCTGTTTCAACCACTTGACTTCTTCTAAGAGTTCGCCTGTAAAAGAAAGATAATCATTTTAGTAACCTAACAAGTTAAGCTAGACTGACTATCATATTACCATACTACCAAATACATCAAGTTAACATCCTTATTAAGACAGTGGTTTATAGTAGGAGGAACACTATACCTATTGTAAgcccatcatcatcatcacaaaCATGTTGGAGTATAATAGCCGCTACTAGTGACGTGTATGGCAGCCTCATGTTTGACTGAATTATATGGAGGATGTGGTATGCTAATTGTTTCACTGCTTTACGTTCTGCTGAGAGGTTGGCTGGCATGTGCCTGTAGGGGGTATATAACATGTAAGACACATCCATCTATGCAGTAGCTCCACCCACCTGGGGACCACACTGTGAGGTATCCTGCTCACCCCTAACTGTTGACAGTATTCATGTAGGGAGACCGGTGATCCAATATGTATAAATATACTACCATAGTTTGTTGATAAGATTGTCCTTGCAGCAAACAGACCCTATAAGAGAACAACCATTATAGTGTACAGGCAACTGCATCACACAGTGGAATCTATTTTGGACATGTAATTTATATAGCAGTATATATCTTTGCTAACTCTAGTGGATTCCTTGGGTTTTGGTGTTCCCAGTAATTCCCTAGCAAACAGCTGCTCCTCCAGGGTACGCTCATAACTGATACTGATGGGCACTAACTGGATATCAGAAACTTGACCAGTCAAGTAGCAGTCCATGACAACTGACAATAACCCTGAAAAGAAACAAATTTTAAGTAAAGTGGGGCCACTGTATAATACATTTTGGTGGAACAAGCCCACTTTTGCTACATTCCTGTTTCAGAGATGAAACACTAACAGTAAACTATTTAAAGCTTCTCTCACTTGAATATTTAATCACAATATTGGAGGGTGAGTATGAAAGTGCAAATTCCACATGTGGTAGATTGTTGACACAAAAATTGGACATGTGGAATTAACTGTTGTCAAGTTTAAAAATAGGAACGAGTAAAGCAATTATTCCATATATGTACAATATTTTAATATGATAAGGAATTTAGTGGATTCACACAATGTTGTCAGCAGTTCAAAGGTTACAGTTTGGTCTAACAATACACAGTCCATTTAGCAACAAAAGATGTGTACTCAATCAGTATGTGTTGATCCTATTGTTTGCTCTGTTCAAAAGACATTAACATGCATAGGAATCTAGTTCAGTGAGCAAACCTCATATAATGACTCTAGTCTCAACAAAATCATATCACTTGAAAGAGGTCATGGACAATTTCTATATACTGCAATTTGATTCTATAAACATTTACACTGTTGTAAAATAAGTTTCATTCTAAAAGAATCAGTAGACGGCTCTGTAGATGTTTTCAGTGAATTTTTATCAACATCCTATAAGCAATGGGGATTCTTCTCTCCATTTTTCATAATTCTTGCTACGTGTATACTAATTCTGAGTGTTAGTTGCAAACTTACACTAACCCAGTCGAGGGTGCAAAGGTTTGGCTGTCCTACTTCTGGTCCCCTCAATAAAGAACTCCATTGGAGCATCTCCATTATTGAGCTGGGTCTGCATGTACTCTGAGAACACGGTCCAGTAGAGTTGGTCTGTGCCAAATGTACGTCTCATGAAGAATGCTCCGCTTTGCCTTAGCAGAGCTCCAACCCCAGACATCTTCATAAAGTCTACACCATAAAGATAAGTACAAGTAAAATGAAAATGGGCCACCAATGGTACCAAAAATCATGAGGAGATCTAACTAATGAAGTCGTGGAGTACACCTTggaacctacttgacatggtcactatgaTGAGGTAATGAAGTGATGAAGTACACCTTGGACCTACTACTATTAATGTACGGTCTTTTTAAAGAAGCAACCGCTACATATGTTCACTGTACAGCATACACTATCATCGTACCTTGGGCTGCAGCTATTACTGGTAGTTGTAGTCCAAACTCATACATGAAGTAAGAGACTAAGAGAAAGTCAAGGTAACTCCTGTGTGATGGCAGTAACACTACTGGAAATGTTTTCATCAAATCTTCCAACTACAGAAATGTACAAAAGCATACTTGTTCAATGTACAGCACTGATAGAATCATGCATTGACACCTTTCTAAGTACCTCTACAAAAACACTTTGGTGAAAGTTATAAAAACCCTAGGAATATAAGAGGATTGCCAAAGAGAGATTCCACTGTTATTTATGTCTAGCATTGGGGGAGTGGCTGAGTTGGATTGTCTGGGTCACTCAGATCACACTGTGTCAGGGTCTCACCCACTACTTCCACTTTGCGGAATATCCAGATCAGACCCGGATTGGACCACATATCTGATGATGAATTTATCAAGCTCAATTGTGCTTGGCATTATGGACAGTAATTAAAGTCACTTGCAGACCAGCCATGAACAAGCCATAGACTAGTCCTTTGCCAGGTTGATGCTTGGTGGACTACACATAAGTGCCCTCTCATAAAGAGGGATAGAACTTTATATCTTCAATCGATAAACACCAGTCTAAAGGATAGGAACTAGCAGATAAGACTGGTCAGTCTAAAAAAAGCTTTGGATTGAATGCTCAGATGATAGAAAATGCGTATTAGTGCCTGTAGGCTTGCACCCACTTAATGGTCTCAATCATTAATGTATGTTTAAAAGTTTAATATGAAAGTAATGAAACTCTTACCTGTGCTAATGTTCAACTAACCCatttactttttttttgcttttacagacaatttttgctgtaataCAGGTATAACTGTTGCCAACATTGTGCCCAAAATGGAGCTCGATGGCCAATTCAGTGGGTCACACAGATCAGCAGTGCTGACCCAGAGTGTCAACCCTGATGTGCATATACTGTTACATGCATAGTTTGACCACTCTACGATGCACCTTGTGTTAACTACTGTAGCTTTACAACTACATTTTCAAccagtttttatttatttattttttatcacAACTAGCCTCCTGATTAATCATGAGTAACTGCTCTATGACCCACTGAATTGGCCACATTTGATGCAGCCTAGAGGCATGCGTTGAGCTCCATTTTGGGCACAATGTTGGCAAAAGTTATACCTGTATTACtgcaaaagcaaaaaaaaagtaaatAGGTTAGTTGAACATTAGCACAGGTAAGGGTTTTATTACTTTCATATTAAACTTTTAAGCCTTTATGTACACATAATGATTGAGATCAATAAGTGGCTGTAAGCCTACAGGCACTTTCTATCATCTGAGCATaatctgactgttttattagagtatatttcacAATTATTGCTATACAGTAAGAAGCTGAGAGAAGGTGAATTTGAAGCCTGAGGTATAACATTCCCAGTAATGAGTACTGAATAGGTTGCACTCCTGAAGCCCAATAATTCGTTTTAAAAATTCATACCCCCCATATTGTAAGAGTATGCAAAGAATAGCAGTAATAACCATAAACTATTAGTGCTGCATCTCGTATCTGGACCCTACAAAATATAATGACTAATCACCTGGCTAAGTCCACTCTTGTTGATATAGATTCCACTGCAGATACGACAAATAGCTGTCCTGGCAACAAGTCCAACAGCTCGAACTGATAACATGGAGAACTTGTGTCCAATCTCCTCCAACAACATGTGCACCTCTTGCTCAACATCTTTGATTGTCCGTCCACTTTTCTGAGCCACCTATATCACGGACAACACTTTATCATTATTTAGAACAGCAATTTTATAAACATTGACTTAATAGTTCTTACAAACTCAATTTCTAAATTCTTGTGAATTCACAACATTCGTCTTGAGttattattgtataatattGGCTAAAATCCTGTACAACACAACCACCAGGGGAACAAAGTTCAGATGGAGATAGTGGTAATTGCAAATCTTTGGGCTAACAGGTCATATTTGCTCCTTTACTCATTATCATGAAATAAAAACAATCAGCTGAACAGGACCACTAACTCTCAGACGACATGGATATACAAATGGACTTCACCCGTTATGCAAGACTGGACAGTTGCCATTTACTTTCCGAGTCAAAAGATGactggacacacacacacacacacacacacacacacacacacacacacacacacacacacacacacacacacacacacacacacacacacacacacacacacacacacacacacacacacacacacacacacacacacacacacacacacacacacacacacacacacacacacacacacacacacacacacacacacacacacacacacacacacacacacacacacacacacacacacacacacacacacacacacacacacacacacacacacacacacacacacacacacacacacacacacacacacacacacacacacacacacacacacacacacacacacacacacacacacacacacacacttacgaACCTCTGAAATGACTGTTTTTATTCTTTTACTCTGTTTCACAAACTGTTTAAGCTCGTGTGGTTTCCTAGGCTGGTTATGCTCATAAATTGCAGAGGGATTGTACTCTCGTAGCCAGTAGGAGAAATGTCCCTGCTGAAGATTTAACGGAATATAATCCTCCATATTTCTAGCGGGATGTATCAACAAAGAGCATCCTTCGGAGCATCCACCAACACGAAAGAAGTTCGGCACCTTTGAAAAACACCAGCCCTATGCCTCTCCCTAGGCACTAATATGTAATTGACCTTTACGTGAAATATTTTTGCTTGTGGGCTCTGTTAATCCTAAAGATTACGAAGGTACCCGATATTTGTGTTTTTAAACCCCCTAACCTGAACTCGTACTCAAACGCGGCCGCTGAACTGTGGCCACACTCAGATCATCAAATACTGGACAACATCAACACATTCAAAGCGGTGGGTCGTATAAATCGTACTGTTAGTTAGTGTAGACAAAGACGTCGTTAAAGTTGTATTAAATTGCAGAATCAGCttttaattagctagctatgattGATAGTTTATGTGTGCTGTAAGAGGCAATCTTTGCACAAGTGACGAAACGTGGTCGTGTTGTTTTATACAGAGAGTAAGAGCAATGTCACGGGAAGAAGTGTTGTCCGCTGTGGCCTTGGGGGCTACGGTGATTTGTGTCTGTTAATCATTACAACGTTTGGACAAGACGTTCCAGCCTGTGATAGGTTAGTTTATACTgtaagaaaatattttaatactcACTCCAACCAAGATAAAAAAGACATATGTTCTTTGTGGTAATGAATTTTTTGTTATAATGGTTTAGTCTGTCCTTTGTATGAATTTACACACTTTGAGTATTGTTTTATTAAGGTTTCatctggtgtgtatgtgtgtgcactaAGCTGTGTTCTGTATGTGTAGCCATTGTCTCCTGTTTGGAATATGTTTACGTGTAACATAACGTATGCACAACACATAGACCACACAGTACATGCACATTTGGGGCACACAATTAGACCTCCGTAATGTCTTGATGATAGGATAATTTGTGCTTGTTCAGTGGTGAAATGGGAATAATGACTTAACTTCAGTGGATTCTTAGCCTTGCCATAAAATGAGAGCTTTATGATATCTTCTACTGCTATATGAATTGCACTTCTATGGTCATCAGACTAGTATGATGTCACGTAAATGAGAAGATATTTGAATGGGATTCATCACATGATTGGTTATTTTATATGAATCCAAAAAAACACTTTATGACTACAATGTGCAATCTATGATATTGAACTAGGGTTAATTTTAGGCATGGGATTACTAGACCTATAGCTTATTAACGCTTTGACATTTTTATTGCCTATTTTACGATAATGTTAATGTGTTGAGATTGATTCAGTTGATTTGTTAATCAGTTATGTAACCTTTCTGAAATTCATATGTGCCATGACAACATACATTGTATCAAAACAATCCTTCTGTAGTGATGTCACTTTGAATAATGAAAAGCCTCTTAATCCAAAGGATTGCAGAATCTTTGCAATACAGGAAGTCACCAGAAACGTGACTTGTGGTGACGTATTTAAAGTTGATGGATCATGTTTTACGGTTTTGTTGCAAACATTCCGCAAACCTCTGTAGTTGTGAAGTTCTACAAATCAACAAGTTCATAAGGCTAAGTAAAGTGCAGGCTTGCTACACCCACATACAGACCAATATGTTTTTGCCAGCTCATGTGCTATAGTGAAACAGATACACATATATGTACACACAGTTAATATATTACTGATCTCactgtatatattatgtgtacACCCCCTGTAGTGTGTtctgctgtacatgtgtgtgtgtgtgtgtgtgtgtgtgtgtgtgtgtgtgtttgcgcaTGTTAGTATCCACTCTATATCTGTACTAGTCCTGTGTATTGTCATGGACCATTGCTTGACACACTCCAGAGAAGTGGACTATTTCCTTCTAAGGAACTTGTAGACATGCCACTGAAATTTGATCCATCTACAGTGTTGGATAATTTCTCCCGACTACCAACACCACCAACTGACGAGCAACTTCGTCAGTTTGTAGCAGGTAATTTTAATTCCACTCCCGACCTTGTCAACTGGCAACCACCAGACTGGGTGGAGCGGTAAGTGCATCATGTTATGAAAATATTTAGCATGGAATCTTATAGCTCCTCTGAAATTATTGTTAACAAATTGAATGTTCCTAATCCTGTGATAATTTATGGTGAACATTACAAATCTAGTTTGGCAGTAGCTAATAATCATGATAATCTTATGATGTTGGGATATTACTTTGAAAAACAGATCCCCCCACTCCTGTTTTGTACACCTTGTATTAGAGTTTGCTTATGACTGACTGTTGCTTATGACTGACTGTCTTACATGCTTCAAAAAGGGCAGCCTGTAGAATGTTACAACTCCTACACTCCTACGTAGCTATTCTGTTTTGCATGTGTTTAAATATTGAATGAAATGATGCATTGTGATTGATTGTTCCTTCACTTTGCATACTTGTTTCAGCAAAATAGCTTTCAACAGTGAGAGTACATGTAGTGTACTTGGCAATGATCTATCCTGAAGTAGTGTATTGGGGGAAAGTTTCGATGGACGAAACTTTTTAAGGATTTcttggttttgtaaaaaaaccATGAAAGTTTCCCTGTGAATGCTGCTGTGGTGAGGCTGGGATGAGTATCTGGTTGACGTGTGATTTGCTTAACAATGGAAAATCTTGCAGAAGCCCAcctgagccacgcccacttacagGAATTGTGCATCACTGTCTGTAGCTAGTTATGTgtgaagccacacccattcaACAATAAGGTGTGTTGCAGCAGTCTGAAGGCATGCGTGATGCCATTTCCATTGCTGTGTGTCTATAGTCTCGTGTGCCAGATGGTTTGTGACATGTGAGAATAGTGTGTCTATACACTTAaatgtggagccacgcccactttaatTGATCaggtgtatgtacatatgcatcataaatcgtgagccacacccactttttcAGGAGTATGGACAAATGTGCACTGCTTATTTGCATGGCTAAGAGCTTTGAGTGTGCATCGCCATACTTTTGTTCACTGTGAAAGTTTAACCGCAGATAAGTTTGCCTGTCCTCTAATGAAGAAGTTTTGCCCATCGAAACTATCCCCCTATACAGCAattttagcaagagttcatcTAAGTTtaaaattataaactttttGGTTTAAGGGAATTCATAAAAGTCACTTCAGCGTATTATCTTGACACTGGAATTTTACTATGTTTTCTAGTTGAATGTGTGACATTATTCACCACTTCATATGGGGGGATTATGAATGCTTGCCTCATTGGAATATTCAGGAACTAGGTGTTGTCTGTTTATTTGTGCCATTTCCACCACATGTTAAACTTAGTTGTGTTATGTATGTAATTATGTGGGTATTATTTCTGTGAAgaaactgtatgtatgtataatattgtTTTAAAGAAACCACACATTCCGTGCATGTGGCAAATCAATTAACTGCTGATTGTAAGTTATATGGTTGATGATTACAGAATAATCAGTTTTAAATTCTTTAGAAATGTTTCTTGAAACCTGACAGAACTTGTAGTAATAAGATCACTCCTTTGTTAAAGCTTCTTGCATAACTCCAGTCATTCCAAATGATTTTATTAAGGTCTCACCTTGACAATCAATGAGGTGGTAATTTGGGAGCGGTTAATTCTTGTCATAtagtcttgtgtgtgtgtgctgttgtTAATTTATAATGGACGATCTTCTCAGGCCTGCATTTGTGGATTCCATTCGAGATGAGCAGCTACGACAGTGGGCACTGAATCTCACTGCCATATGGCCCAAACTTGGTCGTCAGCTGTCGCCAGATGTCCATGCAAACCCACAACGACACTCTCTTTTACCAGTGCCAAACCCATTCATTGTTGCTGGAGGACGTTTTTCAGAGTTTTATTACTGGTAAGTAAATGATAGAAGTCGTTGATTTGTTTTGTACAATGGAACTTCTCAAAAAGGACACCCTAAAGTGTCGACACCTCGATAATCAGGATACTTGTACATGTTTCCATTTGTGTTCATGTGGATCCCTAAAATAATACTAATCCCTAAGGTGTCTAGAATAGAATAAATAATGGTTGGTTAGAACCCTGTAGTTAGGGAAGTGTTTTAGAAACTAAAAAAAAAGAGATTAAGCTGTGTAAGATGTCTGATCACTTGATTGTCCGATTCATCTCAGTGTGTATGGTTATGTGAAATGCAACTCTTCCATTGCTAGTCTCTGTAAGCCCCATAATCCTTGCAGTTTGCTTGCACTTTACAACTTTGCTTTACCTATCTTCTCAGGGACAGTTATTGGATAGTTCGTGGACTGCTATTGTGTGAGATGTATGACACAGCTCGTGGTATGATAGAAAACATGGCCACTCTAATTGACCAGTAAGTGATGGAGTGATGATTACATTATTTGTCATCATGTGATTGTGTTCAGATATGGTTTGGTGCCTAACGGAGGACGTGTCTATTATTCAAGACGTTCACAGCCTCCCCTGCTCACCCAAATGGTAGCCGCATACTATAATGCTACAGAGAATGATACATTTGTGAAGGAGATTTTGCCTTTACTTGAGAAGGAGTATCATTTTTGGCAGTACAGTCGTTTCGTGGTTCTGGAGCCATCAGATCTTCCAGTGAACTATTATGCCACTGATACTAACCTTCCACGGTAAGCTTTGCTGTGTTATTTGAA
This window encodes:
- the LOC136269197 gene encoding dihydroxyacetone phosphate acyltransferase-like, producing the protein MEDYIPLNLQQGHFSYWLREYNPSAIYEHNQPRKPHELKQFVKQSKRIKTVISEVAQKSGRTIKDVEQEVHMLLEEIGHKFSMLSVRAVGLVARTAICRICSGIYINKSGLSQLEDLMKTFPVVLLPSHRSYLDFLLVSYFMYEFGLQLPVIAAAQDFMKMSGVGALLRQSGAFFMRRTFGTDQLYWTVFSEYMQTQLNNGDAPMEFFIEGTRSRTAKPLHPRLGLLSVVMDCYLTGQVSDIQLVPISISYERTLEEQLFARELLGTPKPKESTRGLFAARTILSTNYGSIFIHIGSPVSLHEYCQQLGVSRIPHSVVPRHMPANLSAERKAVKQLAYHILHIIQSNMRLPYTSLVAAIILQHVCDDDDGLTIGELLEEVKWLKQQIEGRGGQLMCHNDLETSVKLSLNHLEEAVELTSSGRVRLRLNVNHQEHVEVQKSFAEVMSMSLSHTHLDMILAVSHIHLLLYQYRNQLLHVFSVEGILAMILNKRRMIDYRSFFMDFSVLCSSLNKDLLLPQQPVSELFPSLLWSMRDRGILTWTAGAISSTPESSRTLNFLASLMIPFAVGIWLISKYMLSRDGDGAQTVSLVLKDTQFLAARSIHAGLFHCYDVLSLDILKNAMQSLMEAGLLSRSITDTDEGKERLVTVSDRPGLQRVSGIVGTYVLPEVRVFDGRSTPAKL